agttatagATTTATAGAAAATACACTATGAAAGGGATATTTTAAACCATCCTCcagaaaaaatgaaattgtttagtatttttactcTCTGCTAATGCTAATGAGTGTGACTTAACGAGGCGCagcattaatttttgtaatgaactAATGTTCTTATCACAATAATAAAAGGCTACATTTTGCAAAACGGAAAGAACACAGGATTCCCCAGTAGAATGTTCGTAACATGGtatcttatggagttattctggactgATAAGAGAACAGCATTGCCTGACATGTCACCCGCATTTCTTTTATCTCcttagttttaatgttataatatttgaagatgtataattgttgttctatcactgctagttcttttatatctatgaattatgtaaatgcctcaaaacaggctttgccttggaggccaatactttgtttctcggtatatgtatgtaggtatgtatgtgtggcatgaatgttaatgtgtcaaggtCAGCCAGTACTGATATACTATGTAATCACGTGCTATGCACAtgattattttgctatgtatgtggtttacatttatatttgttgtatatttgtattgaatatgttggaatgtgtgcatatttatgagaaataaagtttattctaaagtaaagtttattctattttatctcCTTAGCTAATGGGAGAGTCCTCTACAGCAATTGTGGTTGCTATAAAGACAGAAATTGGCGAAGGCAAATCTCGGACAAGCTCGCacacattttttgtatttcattgtatctacatatttctatttttctcaaaaaagtattgttgatataaaagagtttttaatgtttgtgcaCATTATTTGTTTTGTAGGTAACAACAGCTTGCGCTTGTACAAGATGTATACGGTGGTCAGCCAAGGAACTCTGCTGGTCGTCCTGCCGCTAATAGCCACACAGTTGTACATTAATCAGGGCTTTGACTACCACTTGGCTCTGTTCAACTTGTGCTTCCCTGTCGTTCACTGTCTAGTGTTGCAGCTGGCCAGGCTCAAACACTCCAGGGTACCGTTTCTGGAACTGTTACAGTGTATACCGCTGTTTTCTATTGCTTACATCAGTTTGATACATTTTAGGTACTACGGTTTATCCGTCGTGATCAGCTATACGATTTCGTTTTACCTGATCGGAACCACCGGGATGATTTACAGCACTCCGGCCAAAGATTTGTTCAACATTTCGATTCTTTTCGCAAACTACTTCACGTTAAACGCTTTGAGGGGGTTTTAAAAATCGGTTGCCTgttgtcataaaataatgttattgttgttatgttttatCAGTTAATTGAGTTTATCAATAATTGCATTTGTTGTTTCTTCCGTCAATTTACATTGGTGCCCGATTAATGACTAAATTCAGACCTAGTGCTTTCCATCACCAATTCGTGTGTTCCCATGTGTTTTGGACATTTCTGTAGTACATGAACTTGTATTATGCTTTTATTACTGTACCTGACTTTAATATAGCTGACTTCCTCTGCCATATTGATTTGTGTTGCGCAGCCATGTTTTAGTTGCAATTGTTTTTGTGTTCAGTACTAGTCAGTTAACAACATAACAACAGTGTTCCTTAGTAATTAATGTCAAGATAGAGTTATTTATAACAGGGAGTTTATGAGGCAGATAAACCTACCTGATAGCAAGTATTTTTGTGTTGTTGTTCGTTTATTTTCTGTTCTTTTACTTTTTCACCATTTGAATCAATTATGGTATGGTTTTCTTGATTTCTTGTAATCTATAACATTTCAAGTGTCATGTGTAAATTGTCGAGTAAGTATTTCATTAACATACATTCATGGTGACCTATGTCCAAGGAGttacaaactgtttttttagaaaataacatgAATGTCATTGGCTGGTTTCGGGTTTTGAGTccataataaaacacacaaatcaCAACTATGTATTAGCGTACACTGCTCTGGTTAATACAATAAGACAAGGTTTGTTTGTGGTGGAGTTTTTTGTTGCGTTTCAGTAGATCattatacaggggtgctgaaaagtcccgggacggtctaataacttttgaactaattacaatataagaaccaaaatttacatcaa
This genomic stretch from Homalodisca vitripennis isolate AUS2020 chromosome 6, UT_GWSS_2.1, whole genome shotgun sequence harbors:
- the LOC124364111 gene encoding uncharacterized protein LOC124364111 isoform X2, whose translation is MADNQFNIALSHGALAASSGWSLVQCMDLKFARIAFGLYLVNGVVGLVTYGNNSLRLYKMYTVVSQGTLLVVLPLIATQLYINQGFDYHLALFNLCFPVVHCLVLQLARLKHSRVPFLELLQCIPLFSIAYISLIHFRYYGLSVVISYTISFYLIGTTGMIYSTPAKDLFNISILFANYFTLNALRGF